TGGAAACATACTTTTTAATTGTaccaagttttttaaatatttttatttgccttAGTGTAATTCATATCATAACACCTTTAATAGActtacaaatatcaaaattgtcgcagtttttaatagaattttgtGTGATTGTGTTACCAAATCTGTTGTGGTTAACGGTCTTAtctgattatataaaatatgtttttctaagTTTACTTTGTATATCTACATGtatcttaatatattttttacaatttattcaaCATACTGATTTTagtaaaatcaaatttgaaaataaacatcgGCATTTTATAACAAATGCACGATCTACAATCAATGTTTTAACTGCTATTTGCATACTAGCCgttgattttcaaatatttccaagACGCTTTGCAAAAACTGAAACTTTTGGTTTTGGACTAATGGATGTTGGCGTAGGACTTTATGTATGTTCAAACGGGGTTGTTGCTTCCCACACATTAAAAGATCATTTCAAtggattttttaatgttttatttaaatcgtttaTCAGTTGTACACCATTATTTATTCTTGGTTCCGTCCGATTTGTGTTGACAAATGAATTAGATTATCAACTACATGTCTCTGAATATGGTGtccattggaatttttttattacacttgCAGTTACAAAAATGTTGAGTACAATTATCTTATATTTAATTCCCGCTAGATATTCTTTACCTACAACTATTTTTTTGATACTGCTTCAAGAGTATTTACTGCAAGTTGGGCTACAAGAATGGGTTCTATCTGATATTAAACGGAGTACGTTTTTAACTGCAAATCGCGAAGGAATAGTTTCATCACTAGGCTATGTTGCAATCTATTTTTTGGCTATTCAAGTATCCAATTTTATGAACTTAAAAgaaacaatttcttttaaagATAACGTTCGGTTATTATATAAGTTGATTATCATTTCTGTTATTACATtaatattgacttttttttgtgaaaagaaTTTTGGGGTATCAAGGCGTTTAGCTAATTCTGGGTATATCTTATGGATTCTATTTATTGGAGTTACAATGCTCACATTTTTTTTGGCGGTTGAGTTATGTttgatgataatatttataagtttaaagccatattttgaaaaatattctattcGGGTTGGTAAATCAACTGAGTTAACGTCCATCATATTAGAAGCGGTAAATTTCAATGGATTAACATTCTTCCTATTAGCAAATGTATTAACAGGCTTAGTCAATTTAACTATACAAACTTTGACCGTTGGTCCACTTAATAGTTTTTTGATACtttgtatttatatacttaCAATTTGTGCAGCTATGAGTGCTGCGtatattcaaaacattaaactgaagttttggtaaaaaaacaatttttttttagaattacgTAAGGAAAAGTCTGTTATATAACATATAAGTTCTTAATCCGATCCAATATTATGGTTAGGTACCATGATTTGGCGTCTTATTATCTTATCAGTTGACGCCTTGCTGTACTTGGCAGTATACTGGTCTGAATTTATTATCtcacaattaatttttcctaTTTAAAAGACTTCGTGGATTTCTTTTTCGttaatgtatattaattaaCGTATTGcctaatattttaaacttgtgattttttttaactatatggTTCTAAAGATTGTTAACGCATGAATGTGAAAACcagaattgatttttaaaaattttcacaaaaattcttTGGTGCTTCACATTTTCTCTCGCTTTAAATTTTTGGGggaagagtgactatctttttaaaggaatatgttattaatttatagtcAAAAATAATTCCTTTATTAATACCAGCATGCTGCTCAATATTGACATCAATGTTAACAATgttgaataaacaataattaaatatcaaaaatttttaggtaGCATACTGGCATTAATAAAAGAACGTGAAACAAAAAatcatgtaattttatatagtaaaaagcTTTCAGAAGTGACTTGGATGTACCCGTTATAAgtacgtaaaaaaaaagttttaatgtaaaaacaaGCGAATAGTTACTCTAAAGTTGTATCTGATGATAGAACACGTTTAGTTGTGCGTCCATTTGCACAGGATGGCAATCGACTTAGAAAACCTGGAAATgtcaagaaattttgaaattctgcAAAAGGTCGGGAATAGTCAGcgaattttggtatatgttatagaaaatgataaaaaatgttcagactaaagaattgaattttgaaGACCTGATTTCTCATCCATATTTTGGAATGTAGTACATATTCTGCatcatttttatcttcaaaatattCTGTTTTAGTCAGGGTTGTCCGATAATTTCGGTCTTAAAGCGTTCAGTTCAGTAAAAAAGAAGTAGATtcgaatttgaaattaaaaatttcataaactaCAAAAACACCGCTTCATAATAATGGTTATCCGATACAAGAGCCGAAATAGGAAACAAAATCTCCAAACATTATGCAACTCTTGTATCgataatttcttcaaaaaagatAGATTATATCTGCGGGGCTTCTGTTTTGCCCCTACTATATTgagtcaatatttatattttgcagACTTCGAAATGAAATAGACgcggaatttaaaaattttaatgatacaaattgaaaacaaaatttaattgttttaaaaatattaaaaaaattctataaaagcagtagatttatcaaaaaaaagagGTAAAATGGTAGGATGAGCCAAAAAACAGGAAATCCGACAAACCTTGGCCTGAGGTCAATTTACCTTAGTGAATGTTTTGTATCAGAATACGAGGcaaagtgaaatttttgtatttttcgaatagaaaatttcaaattatgatgcCTTAAAAACTGTTAGGGAAATTTTGTTAACAATATGGAAAAGTCAGGGAATTTCAAGTTATCAATTCGATCGCCACTCTGtcctagtaaatattttaactattgtTAAAGCAGTAACAAATATAAAGCGATCAGCTGAAGAATATTTAGTATCAATTTTATCTGGGTATGTACCGAATATATAcgaaatacaaatatttgaaaaattttacaataggaGCATCTGATTCGAAGGGATTAAtcgttttttacatatttttaatatctgacTCACATTTAAGTATTCCAttcataatcaaacaaaaattattaattagtctTAATGAAACGACAATAAATTTCGATTCAGTATATAACAATCAGATAACAATAAAGCCGTCCATTCATGGTACGGTGAACTTGCACACGTTAATCTGAAGGTGTGTATGAAAATGAGCCTTTATGAGCAATTTATGTGCAAGGAATGCATATTGCAAAACAGATGGAAAAACTAACAAGAAGCAAAATGCCATGTCGCGACAAAAATGTCCGCGTCGTTTAACGCTTCAGCATAGCCTTTCGATTCTGTAATATAGGCCTATTTTTTCGTGAATACACTTGTTATGGCAAAAGCTTCTTTATGTTAGTATTCTACTAACTGAACTACAAACTCAAAAAACATAGAAATATGAACACAGTTGTTATTTCCATGTACTCTTCATATGTTATCAAACTAAATAAGAGCCGAGCATTAAAAGAGGCATTGGAATTATATTGTTGCTTCGCTGAGTTATTTTAGTTCCggtttttcttagttttttcgCAACCGGTGGGTCTGTTAAGGCACATGCCAGCGTGAGTGGGCGGCttaaataatttccaaatataAAAGCTCCACCtagtgaaaaatttacaatatcaaataaaaaagtgacATAGCACGAatagattttgttattttcgcttgttataaatttgatcccgcaagttatattttttggagACCGTGTTTCaattctattataaataatgaataggAAATTTTGGTaccgaaatatttaaatacgtttttgtctcgtaataattatttttataattcaagtTTGTTAAACTAAAAATGGAATCAATTGATGATACAACTACatcaaattatcgaaaaattcatGAAGCgtatatgcaaaatttgaatgGAACAACTGCTTTGGAAACATACTTTTTAATTGTaccaagttttttaaatatttttatttgccttAGTGTAATTCATATAATAACACCTTTAGTACACTTACAAATATCCAAATTGTCGcagtttttaatagaattttgtGTGATTGTGTTACCAAATCTGTTGTGGTTAACGGTCTTAtctgattatataaaatatgtttttctaagTTTACTTTGTATATCTACATGtatcttaatatattttttacaatttattcaaCATACTGATTTTagtaaaatcaaatttgaaaataaacatcgGCATTTTATAACAAATGCACGATCTACAATCAATGTTTTAACTGCTATTTGCATACTAGCCgttgattttcaaatatttccaagACGCTTTGCAAAAACTGAAACTTTTGGTTTTGGACTAATGGATGTTGGCGTAGGACTTTATGTATGTTCAAACGGGGTTGTTGCTTCCCACACATTAAAAGATCATTTCAAtggattttttaatgttttatttaaatcgtttaTCAGTTGTACACCATTATTTATTCTTGGTTCCGTCCGATTTGTGTTGACAAATGAATTAGATTATCAACTACATGTCTCTGAATATGGTGtccattggaatttttttattacacttgCAGTTACAAAAATGTTGAGTACAATTATCTTATATTTAATTCCCGCTAGATATTCTTTACCTACAACTATTTTTTTGATACTGCTTCAAGAGTATTTACTGCAAGTTGGGCTACAAGAATGGGTTCTATCTGATATTAAACGGAGTACGTTTTTAACTGCAAATCGCGAAGGAATAGTTTCATCACTAGGCTATGTTGCAATCTATTTTTTGGCTATTCAAGTATCCAATTTTATGAACTTAAAAgaaacaatttcttttaaagATAACGTTcggttattatataaattgattatcaTTTCTGTGATTACattaattttgacttttttttgtgaaaagaaTTTTGGGGTATCAAGGCGTTTAGCTAATTCTGGGTACATCTTTtggattctttttatttttgtttcaatgcaCGCATTTTTCTTAGTAGTTgagttaattttgatgataatattTGTCAGTTTAAAgacgtattttgaaaaaaattccattcggATTGGTAAATCAACTGAGTTAACGTCAATCATATTAGAAGCGGTAAATTTCAATGGATTAACATTCTTTCTATTAGCAAATGTATTAACAGGCTTAATCAATTTAACTatacaaactttgaaaattgatccatttaatagtattttgatactttttatttatagttttataatttgtgCAGCTCTGAGTGCTGTGTATGTTcagaatattaaactaaaattttggtaaaaaaacaaattttggggGAGTAGCCAGGGAAAtaattctattatttaatttttcctctTTAAAAGATCCTTCTAATACTGTTATTGCACAAAACTTAAAATGCCTTACAATTTTTCTCGCTTTTGGGGGAAGAAAAATAAACTCcttatgaaaatgttttaataatttattataaaaaattataaaatatgtattaacaaaaatcatgaaaatgttcttaaaaaattaattcatgtaattttataacgtacaaaaattgtaaaaatctagtcttaaatattacaattggtCAGATCTGTGGTTAGCGAAAACTCGCAAAATtgtccattttataaaaaataaccatttttcTGATATCATTTAAATTCTATTCACAATTTGTTTAAGCTTATGTTCACATTTTTATACCGTCTTgaggaaaatttattaaaacacttttttacataattaatatttcattgtgATGCATTCTCTCTGCCAAGCTTTCACCTGTTGATTAAATCGATTTGTCTACTTTTACATATGTTTTGATTCTCCATCAACAAGCTCATCAACAATTGTTAAAGAATGTATATTAATGTGAACAAAAGTTAATatcgttttaataaaattgtattattgttGTTACTTTAGACATTCCAAAGTCAAATTCAgtatcatttattttgttagtattttcaaattgtaaaaattttattaaatacgtaAATTCGTTTAATAATTCGttataatttattctaaaataaaaattattgttataattcatCATGGTttgtattattgatattttgaataaattcctGCCATTTGGGATGTTCTTTTACATGTTTGGCAGCCTTGTCTACCAGACGCACAAATTCTTTAACATTAAAAGAATAGTTTGTGAATTTTGCATGGGGACCACCATCTGGATGCTGACCCTAAAAAAAGTTGAAGCAAATTAGAATCGTATGTTTTATCGctaaatttattacatacttCATCTTGTTGAtgtaaaacagttttattttccCAAGTTATGTACTTGATACCTCGTAATCTTGCTAAGTCCAAGTAACAGTTAGGATCTTCACaattatatctaaataaaagcaaattaaattaaaattttgtgaggCAGCATTTATTTAAAGGATATAGGATATATGCATTTATGGAGTTATTTAGTTTAGAATAAAAATGAAGTAAAACGTGTCcgacttttttttgtatagatatAGTTTTGCATTCAATTTCTGCCAAATCTTTTCATATTTAACTTTTCATTTCTGCCAAATCTTTTCCTTTAGTAAacaaatctaaaatataaaacttacaaTTCGAAAACAACAGCCCAAtcgggtaaaaataataaatgtgttaATCCAGCTCCATGCattccaataaaaatatctgAGTTACGAGTATGATTTAATTGTTGCCGAAAATctcgaatatatttattttgagttCCTGAATATTTTACTCGTTttacatcataatttttatttttctttaatgcagcaattaattcattttcatttaatatgttTCGAAATCTTGAATCACGTGACAATAATGTGAcacgaatttttgaatttgaacgTTTTTGCAATGGTATCTGTAAACGATGTAATATGTGTTTGGAGAAAGCATGGAATAAGCCACTTTTCTCACATCccgaaatctaaaaaaaaaaacataaaaattgggtttagtttttttttagtatgcAACTGTTGTTATGTAACTGATTTAATTACCAATggtgtattataaaataaaccgaATATCATTCGAGGTAATAATGGGAAAATAACATTTCTAAAGCAAACGGTATTTGCTTTTTTATTACGGAAGGTGTATAAATCCCAAATTGGATGTTTAGTGAAAGCTTTAAAAGTATCTTTGAAAGATGATTCGTATTTATAGGTTtcccaaattaatatttgtacgTCCGTTGAAAACATTTCTGGATATGTTGAATTCAAATGTAATGATGCATACAAATTAAAGAAATCACAAAAATGGTGGTACATAtttaaagctaaaaaataaaaattataatgataaaatatagaatagtttataaaatttgctgacattatttctgatattttgtttgatgataaagagaaaattaatcataaaataatctatTATTTTACTGGTTCCAAAATATGCTATTATTCGACAATAGATTTTCATTCCTATtgcgaataataaaataatccagTCATAATAAACATAAGCACAACAGGGAATCAGATCAAAAATTTTAGTCCTAAAATTCTGCCGTCTCCCGTATGATTGATgccataataatattgtaaaaaaattaagcttaaATGATAACATACTGGCATctattttcatgataaaagttggtttttcaacaattaaatcacaATCTCCTTCAATAATTGGTTTCCttggtaattttttgaaatatctgaACTCTGGACCCCAACTTTGTAAGGGACTAATATGATCAGCTTGTTTCATGAGACGTTCTTTGTGTAATGTACAAAACCCTCCAATATCACCGTCTCCAAGTACATCCATTTTATATCGTACAAGTTCGTTACGTTTCCAAAGCTTTGTGAAGTTAATCATTAAATTTCGCCCTCGACAAAAACTTAAATGTTCGCTGCATTCTAATGAACTGTCGTCTGGAAAAAGTGGTTCGCACATAATctgtaaaatgaaattgtaaaattttagatatttagaaaattgtttatatgtcTTAGTTACCATCATACTATCTGCGTATTGTTTAACGTATCCAAAGTCTCCCTgtgtataaaaagttttgatttgatCTTCCTTAGTTTTTACCCATCCTTGATGATCTCCTGGACAGTGGGGTATTGAGTACTGTGTCGATaagttacaattattttcatatccccaacatttattactatttaaatgATGTTTATATGGACAATGTGGATCTTCTTCACATTTTTCTGCTATTTTTGGGAactgattaaaatataaaggcAAATGTTCATCtggtatatttatttgtgtataatCATTTTCGTCAGCGActgataatttattcaaaaaaattaatacacaaattataaaaaatttgttcatgttCATTATGATTACGtcattaaaatgtatttgattattatgtaataaacattATTAGATGAATAATTTTaggttataattatataataggtTAAGTTTAAAATCACACTTTAGTTATGgtttaataacattatttgattaaaattaatttaaatattaagttttaattaaataaattataatcgttTTAACGAACTTATTAACGTATGGCCTGCTTTattactgattttaaaaaagttgcaaaaCTTCTACGGAATTCATTCTGAGATCATTTATTGCcttgaaagtttatttattagagAATTATTAGAAGTGTGGGAggtttacataaattaaacatttattaattttttgatttaaaaacaaccAGGAGTAAAATATTAGTATAAAGTGGTATCAAGTCGGGATAAAATCATACCTATAAAGCTTATACCATTCATAATGCtgcaaaagtaatttattttaaaagaataagtAATTTGGTCATTctttgatattttgatatacCTGTAACGGGATATTTATTAGATTCTTTTAGGTGAAAGTTAATTAAGTGATTTGTCCTTGCgaatttgaattttctattatttattaattttcttgaaatgaataaatttgtCTTTGCAGAAGCATTAgagtatcaaaaaataattcataaaaatggaaagttttcaaaaaaaatgttaaaacttataataatcaGTTTTTCTGGTAAATAATTGTTCCTGAGAGCGACAGCCAATGagccaaatataaaataattgtcaacaacgaaacgaaccttttttttttttaaatgttaaaaaaaaattgttccatAGAGGGCACTTTGAGATCTATGATGGTAATTCAGAAATCTATCAAAATGCTATGTGTTAATCTATAAGTAGTGTAGATGAGGTATCACATGAGGGCACTATAAGTACCATTTTGAAATGTGGCTAATTTTTGAGATGATAAATAAGATaaacttaacaagtgaaaacaaacaattgactgagttaattgttgaaataccatgcatagtcagtgttgatttctttatcacattacacatacaaacatgtgacacatacataactgataatcaagtatagtatatattataaaatttccgcctaattggcgccctcaagggtaaacataaaaaaactgacatcacagctgaaaagaatgacccaaaattagtgggtttcaaaaaaaattccaataagatcggatcaaaattgcctgtgttattaaaaacatcgaatttttgaacttgatgaagtcatcaaaattcaaaatatttaatattgctctattacatcgaaattttatccaatttggataaaccaagtatgtaatcctactaaatttaggccatatttttcaaatttatgaccAAAAATAAcgtagctctattagatttcaagaatgtggaggtctggtcccggaattaagcacataagtgataactagcgaaaaactgacatcacagctgaaaataatgacccaaaattagtgggtttcaaaaaaattccaataagatccgatcaaatttgcttgtgttaccaaaaaaatcgaatttatataccgaaattatatattttttaactgttgggttgggttgggttgggtttatgacgtcatcaaaatcaaaaaaatttaattttgctctatcacatccaaattttatccaattttgataaaccaagtatgtaatcctactaaatttaggccatatttttcaaatttatgatcaagattaacctagctctattaggtttcaagaatgtggaggcctagtcccggaattaagcacgtAAGTGATACGCTAGTATGCTGCTATGGGCTGTAGGTACTATTAACACGATTATGTTGTAGATATGTCACCGGATTATTGAAGAATCGTTAGTTTATAAACAATCTAGGAAGAaatcgttagtttataataaatctaggaAGATTGTAAACTAACTATAGATTGTGATAAAACAATATGTTAATTgggtctttttattttaataaatttttcgcaTCTGCGGCATATTTCGTAACTGTATATAGAATCaaactattaattttgattacgtCTCGATTGACTCAAACACTGTGACACACTATAACAATATACCTAGGTACTAAGCAGTGATTGGACGATATGTTATAAACTAACGGCTTAAAATCGTTAAATTGTGTACTTGATAGTTAGACATTGTTGGTTTATAATCCTACTAAAACAACTCGTTAGATTGTAAATCTTATAGTTCGTTCGCAATCTATCGACGGTTTACAATCTGATTAGATTTACTATAAACTAACGATTCTTACAATAATACGGTAACAGATATAAaacaatcgaaaaaaatatgtaacataAAATGAAGTAATTATGTACCCAGATAAAAAAGAAACTCTAAAAATAAAGTCACGATTAATtagtaaagttaaaaaatttattaaattaatacttcTAATGGGTGGTCTTccatttaaatcaaatatcttgttcatattatcaaatatttggaGTGTTATTTTCAAGTTATATAATACCAATTAAGATTGAAATTAGACCTTTAAGAGactcttatattaataaattattaatgataatttacggtagataataataataatatttatatatttcaattatttgttgagtaaataaataatgcaagAAACTGATTTTACTTTTATGCACTAGGTCTTCTGCTCGAGAATTCTCGATAAATTTATCTTAAGCCGAGAcgggaaaaaaatcaataattcgaGAACTCGAGTAATCGATTCCGTGCGCTTGGTAACTAAAAAAAACACGCATATATcacatagaaaaaatattatttcgaagcaaaattatagtttaattgCAGTTTCCGACACCGTAAGCCAAGATAATGAAGAGGACCTGAAACTCGAGAATGAATTATTTGAACTTCAACTAAAAAAGTCATTCAGACAGTTGAAACTACTACCTACGAAACTAGTCAGACTAACATAACtagaaattgaataataatttccatTATTTGAGTCGACTGGGCAACGAACGCCTACTCTTGAAAAAATGTACAAAGCTGTAGTTACAATTAAGCCAACATCGATGGAGAATGAACCTGTTTTCTCGTTATCGGGAAACATTGTCACTAAAATCAGAAAAGGCCTGTCAGATGATGCAGTTCATGCTCTTGTATTTCTTTTAAGgctattttataaggaaaagctttgaataaaatttgatttttttgttgattattttgcGATTTGCTGGTTAAGTCTTAGTTGGCAAACTatgctcaaattaaaaaaaaatagtattgagACTTGAGAGTTAAATATGATTTGTTTAATCGAAAGACTGTGATGTTTTTAACCTATTCATATAtctggaaaaaatgttttaaaataaaagtattcgtGTTGTCATAAGAAACAACATTGTAATTTAAAGTGATCTTCTATATCTTACTTGTAACGAAAATGAGTAGATGATAAACTGACCTTGAAGATCAAGGCAAAATCTGAGGTGTATACCTTTGACACGAACAACTTTTCTATGTATTCTTATTTTAGAAGAAAGATTGCAGTGAAGGATGACTAAGGACTTttgggacacactgtataactAAAGGtagattagaaaatttaataatgtcttatacaaaaaaataattgaattttcatgcgtatgtataataaaacacatgtaaaaataataagacGTATATAGATTTTACTCAAAACAAAGTAAAAGCTAAACAAAGTAAACATCAAATTATAATcaagtatttaattattttatctataaagaaaataataataatatttcaacgTCATTTTTACACCTGTGTGATTATTCTTTACCTATACTAATTATAAAGCTGAAgagtttgcttgtttgtttgtttgaacgaGCTAATCTTAGGAACCGCTGGtccgatttgaaaaattctttcaagGTTGGATAGTACATTTATCGAGGAAGGCTATAggctatattatattttcaaaaaattaagtatCCTTACTAAAAGTCCAATATTGTAACCCAAGGTGTTGAAAAATGACCCGAAAAAATCCTTATCCTTACACGGCGTGCGCTgccatattttacattaaataaaaagagagCCAGTGAGGTGtaggctataacacggtggtctttatcagtatttatttttatgcccAACGAAGCGGATGGGTACCaagctagtattttataaaaataaattttttttattattgaaaatacagggtttaagaaatttttggtgTAGGTAtgcataaaatcatctaaagaaTCCATTTCCGGATATCCGT
This genomic interval from Chrysoperla carnea chromosome 1, inChrCarn1.1, whole genome shotgun sequence contains the following:
- the LOC123302659 gene encoding EGF domain-specific O-linked N-acetylglucosamine transferase — encoded protein: MNMNKFFIICVLIFLNKLSVADENDYTQINIPDEHLPLYFNQFPKIAEKCEEDPHCPYKHHLNSNKCWGYENNCNLSTQYSIPHCPGDHQGWVKTKEDQIKTFYTQGDFGYVKQYADSMMIMCEPLFPDDSSLECSEHLSFCRGRNLMINFTKLWKRNELVRYKMDVLGDGDIGGFCTLHKERLMKQADHISPLQSWGPEFRYFKKLPRKPIIEGDCDLIVEKPTFIMKIDATLNMYHHFCDFFNLYASLHLNSTYPEMFSTDVQILIWETYKYESSFKDTFKAFTKHPIWDLYTFRNKKANTVCFRNVIFPLLPRMIFGLFYNTPLISGCEKSGLFHAFSKHILHRLQIPLQKRSNSKIRVTLLSRDSRFRNILNENELIAALKKNKNYDVKRVKYSGTQNKYIRDFRQQLNHTRNSDIFIGMHGAGLTHLLFLPDWAVVFELYNCEDPNCYLDLARLRGIKYITWENKTVLHQQDEGQHPDGGPHAKFTNYSFNVKEFVRLVDKAAKHVKEHPKWQEFIQNINNTNHDEL
- the LOC123305642 gene encoding uncharacterized protein At4g17910-like; translated protein: MESIDDTTTSNYRKIHEAYMQNLNGTTALETYFLIVPSFLNIFICLSVIHIITPLVHLQISKLSQFLIEFCVIVLPNLLWLTVLSDYIKYVFLSLLCISTCILIYFLQFIQHTDFSKIKFENKHRHFITNARSTINVLTAICILAVDFQIFPRRFAKTETFGFGLMDVGVGLYVCSNGVVASHTLKDHFNGFFNVLFKSFISCTPLFILGSVRFVLTNELDYQLHVSEYGVHWNFFITLAVTKMLSTIILYLIPARYSLPTTIFLILLQEYLLQVGLQEWVLSDIKRSTFLTANREGIVSSLGYVAIYFLAIQVSNFMNLKETISFKDNVRLLYKLIIISVITLILTFFCEKNFGVSRRLANSGYIFWILFIFVSMHAFFLVVELILMIIFVSLKTYFEKNSIRIGKSTELTSIILEAVNFNGLTFFLLANVLTGLINLTIQTLKIDPFNSILILFIYSFIICAALSAVYVQNIKLKFW
- the LOC123292593 gene encoding phosphatidylinositol-glycan biosynthesis class W protein-like — encoded protein: MESIGDTTTSNYREIHEAYMQNLNGTTALETYFLIVPSFLNIFICLSVIHIITPLIDLQISKLSQFLIEFCVIVLPNLLWLTVLSDYIKYVFLSLLCISTCILIYFLQFIQHTDFSKIKFENKHRHFITNARSTINVLTAICILAVDFQIFPRRFAKTETFGFGLMDVGVGLYVCSNGVVASHTLKDHFNGFFNVLFKSFISCTPLFILGSVRFVLTNELDYQLHVSEYGVHWNFFITLAVTKMLSTIILYLIPARYSLPTTIFLILLQEYLLQVGLQEWVLSDIKRSTFLTANREGIVSSLGYVAIYFLAIQVSNFMNLKETISFKDNVRLLYKLIIISVITLILTFFCEKNFGVSRRLANSGYILWILFIGVTMLTFFLAVELCLMIIFISLKPYFEKYSIRVGKSTELTSIILEAVNFNGLTFFLLANVLTGLVNLTIQTLTVGPLNSFLILCIYILTICAAMSAAIT